The genomic interval ACTATTATAGTAATTATACTGGGCAAGAGCGTGATAATACCAAGAAAGTTCATAAGGATTATCGTGATAATATACAAAATTCACATTTAATAATCTTTTTAATGTATCATCTTTAATTATTTTATCTAGTATTTCGCCAACAGATTTTTGATGAAAGAAATACTTAACAACTCTTGGAAATTTGATTAGAGGATATGTTAAAAATTGAAAAAAGTTCATATCATAAGAGATTTTTCCCATAGTATAAGCAGTGTTTTTTAAAATATTAAAATATTTTTTTATGCCTTTTTCTTCACTTGGAAATTGAGAAATAAAATATTTTTTAGCTTCCTCGATTCCTTGTGGCACTACATATTTTTTATTCTTATCAACAACTCCCCATATTTCGGGCAAACTGATTAATTCAATTTTTTTATCAAGTTCTAAAAAATCAAATAAATCTCTTTTAATATCATATCCATATTTACCATAATCCATTTGATGCAAACCCACTTCAATATGAATATCCTTTCTTTTAAATATCGTAGCTGCACCGCCAAGGATATAATGCTGCTCAAGAAGTAAAACTCTTTTTTGCTTTTTTGCTAAAACAGCCCCAGCAGTAAGACCACCAAGTCCGCCTCCTATAATAATTACATCATAACTCATATTTATTATTTTATCTCTTTATCATTCACATAGCGCACTTCACGCACAACCTTACCATTTGAATCTAATTCTTTTGCTATGCCCTCTTTTTTGCCTTGCTTATATTGAAGCTGATACCAAAGTTTCCCTGATGTGTCATAGATATTCATTTGTCCCTCTTGCACACCATTTACAAAATTCATCTCACTTTGAATATTGCCATTGGCAACATCAAAAATACGACATAATCCGTGTAATTGCCCTGCGCTATAATATGCTTGATAAATAAGAATGCCCTTTTGACTAAAAAGCTCAAATATACCCTCTCTTTTACCTTCAACATAAAATGCCCTCTGTGCCATAGTGCCATTAAGATAATACAAAGTCTCTTTTCCGTGCTTGATTTTTGTTCCGGGCTTATAAGTAATCTCTGCCTTAAAAGTGCGTCCATTATCCTGCACTTCCTCTGTGCTCTGCTCTCCGGTAATATTTTCAAGTTTCGCTTGAGAATAATGGGGCTTTTGGTTTGATTGTTGTATTTTAGGGATAGAAGTTTTTTGCTGTGTGCTCAAAGAAGTGTGTTTATTTTTTGTAGAACTTTGGTTTTGTATTTGAGAATCTTGTGGCAAAGCAACTTGCTCACCCACACAACCTCCTAATACTAATGCGCTTATAACACCCATAAGCACTAATTTTCGACATACGCTATGTTTAATTCTACTACACCAAATGTCCATCGCCCCCCTCCTCTATAATACTTAATAACAAGTTTGCCAACGACAATTTTTCTCCTCAATCATTGTGCCTTTTTCATCATAATGCTTCATCCATTGCTTCTTACCTTTTTTATAGAGTGTTTCATATTGTAACATACCATTTTTATCAAATTCTGCCCTAATGCCCTCTCGCTCATTATTTTCATAAGTAAAACTCTCTTGCAATACACCAGATTCATAATATTTTTTGCCCTCCCCTTCACGCTTATTAAACTTATATTCTTGCTCACTCTGCATTTTGCCATTAGGAAAATAAAGTATGCGCTTTCCCTCCTCTTTTCCCTCATTGTAGTAACGCTCTTCTTTAATTGTGCCCTCAAGGTAATAAGAACTCACTTTCCCCTCATATTTATCTTTATCATAAGATGCACGAAAAATTACCACACCATTAGGCGCTTTTTTTATTTGAGTGCCACATTTCATCGTTGTGCCCTTACAATATTGCGTTCTGATGATAGTAGGAGATTTTTTATCGCCTGTATAGGAGATTCTCACATCATATTCTGCCGCATCTGAAGCAAAGGCAACGCCAAATGCTAACATTTTATATATTAAGATTAAGAATACGACTTTTACCACCTTCACTTTCTCACTCCTTATAGAATCTAACTTTTTAAGCGCACGATATTTACACCCAAATGTTGTAACTTGTGTTCAAGTCTTTCATAACCCCTATCAAGATGATAGATTCTATGGATATTGGTTGTGCCCTCACTTACAAGTGAAGCCACAACCAACGCAGAACTTGCACGCAAATCTGTCGCCATCACATCAGCTCCAAGTAATGGGCTAATGCCTTTAATTGTAGCGTGATTACCCTTGAGCGAAATATCTGCACCCAATCGCTGCAATTCACTTACGTGCATAAAACGATTTTCAAATAAACGCTCTTCAATCACACTTGTACCCTCACATTGCGTGGCTAGTGCCATAAATTG from Helicobacter hepaticus ATCC 51449 carries:
- a CDS encoding toxin-antitoxin system YwqK family antitoxin, whose protein sequence is MKVVKVVFLILIYKMLAFGVAFASDAAEYDVRISYTGDKKSPTIIRTQYCKGTTMKCGTQIKKAPNGVVIFRASYDKDKYEGKVSSYYLEGTIKEERYYNEGKEEGKRILYFPNGKMQSEQEYKFNKREGEGKKYYESGVLQESFTYENNEREGIRAEFDKNGMLQYETLYKKGKKQWMKHYDEKGTMIEEKNCRWQTCY
- a CDS encoding toxin-antitoxin system YwqK family antitoxin, producing the protein MDIWCSRIKHSVCRKLVLMGVISALVLGGCVGEQVALPQDSQIQNQSSTKNKHTSLSTQQKTSIPKIQQSNQKPHYSQAKLENITGEQSTEEVQDNGRTFKAEITYKPGTKIKHGKETLYYLNGTMAQRAFYVEGKREGIFELFSQKGILIYQAYYSAGQLHGLCRIFDVANGNIQSEMNFVNGVQEGQMNIYDTSGKLWYQLQYKQGKKEGIAKELDSNGKVVREVRYVNDKEIK